One window of the Triticum dicoccoides isolate Atlit2015 ecotype Zavitan chromosome 3B, WEW_v2.0, whole genome shotgun sequence genome contains the following:
- the LOC119274876 gene encoding glyoxysomal fatty acid beta-oxidation multifunctional protein MFP-a-like isoform X2, producing the protein MAAKGRTEMEVGGDGVAVITICNPPVNSLSIDVLLSLKESYEEALQRKDVKAIVITGKGGKFSGGFDISSFGDLHSGKIEQPKVGYISIDILTELLEGATKPSVAAIDGLCLGGGLEVSMACHARISTPTAQLGLPELQLGIIPGFGGTQRLPRLVGLTKSLEMMLLSKPIKGEEAHQLGLVDSVVSPNDLVNTARRWALDICELRKPWIKSLYKTDKLEPLGEAREILKFARAQARKQAANLEHPLICIDVIEEGIVSGPRAGLWKEANAFQGLLFSDTCKSLLHVFFSQRATSKVPGATDLGLMPRKITKVAILGGGLMGSGIATAMILSNYPVLLKEVNEKFLIAGIDRIKANLQSRVIKGKMTEERYEKAMSLLSGALGYEKFKEVDLVIEAVIENVKLKQQIFADLEKYCPSHCILATNTSTIDLNLIGEKTKSQDRIVGAHFFSPAHVMPLLEIVRTQHTSAQVVVDLLDVGKRIKKTPIVVGNCTGFAVNRMFFPYTQSALLFVDYGMDVYKIDRACTKFGMPMGPFRLADLVGFGVAVATGMQYLENFPERVYKSMLIPIMMEDKRAGEASRKGFYKYEDKRKATPDPEIMTYIQKSRSMAGVTPDAELMKLSDKDIVEMVFFPVINEACRVLDEGIAVKASDLDIASIFGMGFPPYRGGVMLWGDSIGAKYIHGKLQEWAKRYGSFFEPCSYLAERAAKGIPLSAPAASQVKARL; encoded by the exons atggcggccaaggggaggaccgAGATGGAGGTGGGCGGCGATGGCGTCGCCGTCATCACCATCTGCAACCCGCCAGTCAACTCCCTCTCCATCGATG TACTGCTAAGCTTAAAGGAAAGCTATGAAGAAGCTCTTCAGAGGAAGGATGTCAAAGCTATTGTTATTACAG GGAAAGGGGGGAAATTTTCTGGAGGATTCGATATTAGTTCCTTTGGTGATCTTCACAGTGGAAAAA TTGAGCAACCAAAGGTTGGTTACATATCAATAGACATTCTCACTGAACTTCTGGAAG GAGCAACAAAGCCATCGGTGGCTGCAATTGATGGTCTTTGTCTTGGCGGAGGATTAGAAGTTTCCATG GCATGCCATGCACGTATTTCAACTCCCACTGCTCAATTAGGTCTTCCAGAACTTCAACTTGGGATCATTCCAGGATTTGGAG GAACGCAGCGACTCCCACGTCTTGTTGGATTGACAAAGTCACTGGAAATGATGTTG CTATCCAAGCCAATTAAGGGCGAAGAGGCACACCAACTGGGTCTTGTTGATTCCGTAGTTTCTCCTAATGATTTGGTGAATACTGCTCGTCGTTGGGCTTTGGATATCTGCGAGCTCAGAAAGCCATGGATCAAAAGCCTTTACAAGACTGACAAACTGGAACCCCTTGGTGAGGCTAGGGAGATTCTCAAGTTTGCAAGGGCTCAAGCTCGAAAGCAGGCTGCaaatcttgaacacccacttatttGTATTGATGTCATTGAAGAAGGTATAGTTTCAGGACCTCGAGCTGGGCTCTGGAAG GAAGCAAACGCATTCCAGGGCCTTCTTTTCTCAGATACATGTAAAAGCTTACTTCATGTATTCTTCTCTCAGCGTGCAACATCAAAG GTTCCTGGTGCTACAGACTTGGGTTTGATGCCTAGGAAAATAACGAAAGTCGCCATTCTAGGTGGTGGGCTTATGGGTTCTGGAATTGCTACCGCAATGATACTGAGTAACTATCCTGTGCTGCTGAAAGAAGTAAATGAGAAATTTTTGATTGCTGGAATTGACAGGATCAAAG CCAATTTGCAGAGTCGTGTGATTAAAGGAAAAATGACAGAGGAGAGATACGAGAAGGCTATGTCTCTTCTCAGTGGTGCCCTTGGTTATGAAAAGTTCAAAGAAGTGGACTTAGTTATCGAG GCGGTTATTGAGAATGTGAAGTTGAAGCAGCAAATATTTGCGGACTTGGAGAAGTACTGCCCTTCCCATTGCATCCTTGCTACCAACACATCTACAATTGATCTTAATCTAATTGGAGAGAAAACAAAGTCCCAAGACCGTATTGTTGGTGCACACTTCTTTAG TCCTGCGCATGTGATGCCGCTCCTGGAAATAGTTCGTACCCAGCACACTTCAGCACAGGTTGTTGTTGACTTGCTGGATGtcgggaagaggatcaagaagacaCCAATAGTGGTTGGGAATTGTACTGGTTTTGCCGTCAACAGGATGTTCTTTCCTTACACCCAGTCAGCACTCCTGTTTGTTGATTATGGTATGGATGTTTACAAGATCGATCGTGCATGTACCAAATTTGGAATGCCCATGGGTCCATTCAG GCTTGCAGATCTTGTCGGTTTTGGTGTTGCTGTGGCTACTGGTATGCAGTACCTTGAAAATTTCCCGGAGAGAGTCTACAAGTCCATGTTAATCCCTATTATGATGGAGGACAAAAGAGCAG GCGAAGCCAGTCGGAAGGGATTTTACAAGTACGAGGATAAGAGGAAGGCAACTCCTGATCCTGAAATTATGACGTATATTCAGAAATCTAGGAGCATGGCAGGAGTTACTCCCGACGCTGAG TTGATGAAGCTAAGTGACAAGGACATAGTCGAGATGGTGTTCTTCCCGGTCATAAACGAAGCATGCCGTGTCCTTGATGAGGGCATTGCGGTCAAGGCGTCGGATCTTGATATCGCCTCAATCTTCGGCATGGGTTTCCCACCTTACAG GGGAGGGGTCATGTTATGGGGAGATTCAATCGGCGCAAAATACATCCACGGCAAGTTGCAGGAGTGGGCGAAGCGGTACGGCAGCTTCTTCGAGCCTTGCTCCTACCTCGCCGAAAGAGCAGCGAAGGGGATTCCTCTG AGTGCACCAGCAGCAAGTCAAGTCAAGGCCCGGCTATAG
- the LOC119274876 gene encoding glyoxysomal fatty acid beta-oxidation multifunctional protein MFP-a-like isoform X1 — protein sequence MAAKGATEMEVGGDGVAVITICNPPVNSLSIDVLLSLKESYEEALQRKDVKAIVITGKGGKFSGGFDISSFGDLHSGKIEQPKVGYISIDILTELLEGATKPSVAAIDGLCLGGGLEVSMACHARISTPTAQLGLPELQLGIIPGFGGTQRLPRLVGLTKSLEMMLLSKPIKGEEAHQLGLVDSVVSPNDLVNTARRWALDICELRKPWIKSLYKTDKLEPLGEAREILKFARAQARKQAANLEHPLICIDVIEEGIVSGPRAGLWKEANAFQGLLFSDTCKSLLHVFFSQRATSKVPGATDLGLMPRKITKVAILGGGLMGSGIATAMILSNYPVLLKEVNEKFLIAGIDRIKANLQSRVIKGKMTEERYEKAMSLLSGALGYEKFKEVDLVIEAVIENVKLKQQIFADLEKYCPSHCILATNTSTIDLNLIGEKTKSQDRIVGAHFFSPAHVMPLLEIVRTQHTSAQVVVDLLDVGKRIKKTPIVVGNCTGFAVNRMFFPYTQSALLFVDYGMDVYKIDRACTKFGMPMGPFRLADLVGFGVAVATGMQYLENFPERVYKSMLIPIMMEDKRAGEASRKGFYKYEDKRKATPDPEIMTYIQKSRSMAGVTPDAELMKLSDKDIVEMVFFPVINEACRVLDEGIAVKASDLDIASIFGMGFPPYRGGVMLWGDSIGAKYIHGKLQEWAKRYGSFFEPCSYLAERAAKGIPLSAPAASQVKARL from the exons ATGGCGGCCAAGGGGGCGACCGAGATGGAggtgggcggcgacggcgtcgccgTCATCACCATCTGCAACCCGCCAGTCAACTCCCTCTCCATCGATG TACTGCTAAGCTTAAAGGAAAGCTATGAAGAAGCTCTTCAGAGGAAGGATGTCAAAGCTATTGTTATTACAG GGAAAGGGGGGAAATTTTCTGGAGGATTCGATATTAGTTCCTTTGGTGATCTTCACAGTGGAAAAA TTGAGCAACCAAAGGTTGGTTACATATCAATAGACATTCTCACTGAACTTCTGGAAG GAGCAACAAAGCCATCGGTGGCTGCAATTGATGGTCTTTGTCTTGGCGGAGGATTAGAAGTTTCCATG GCATGCCATGCACGTATTTCAACTCCCACTGCTCAATTAGGTCTTCCAGAACTTCAACTTGGGATCATTCCAGGATTTGGAG GAACGCAGCGACTCCCACGTCTTGTTGGATTGACAAAGTCACTGGAAATGATGTTG CTATCCAAGCCAATTAAGGGCGAAGAGGCACACCAACTGGGTCTTGTTGATTCCGTAGTTTCTCCTAATGATTTGGTGAATACTGCTCGTCGTTGGGCTTTGGATATCTGCGAGCTCAGAAAGCCATGGATCAAAAGCCTTTACAAGACTGACAAACTGGAACCCCTTGGTGAGGCTAGGGAGATTCTCAAGTTTGCAAGGGCTCAAGCTCGAAAGCAGGCTGCaaatcttgaacacccacttatttGTATTGATGTCATTGAAGAAGGTATAGTTTCAGGACCTCGAGCTGGGCTCTGGAAG GAAGCAAACGCATTCCAGGGCCTTCTTTTCTCAGATACATGTAAAAGCTTACTTCATGTATTCTTCTCTCAGCGTGCAACATCAAAG GTTCCTGGTGCTACAGACTTGGGTTTGATGCCTAGGAAAATAACGAAAGTCGCCATTCTAGGTGGTGGGCTTATGGGTTCTGGAATTGCTACCGCAATGATACTGAGTAACTATCCTGTGCTGCTGAAAGAAGTAAATGAGAAATTTTTGATTGCTGGAATTGACAGGATCAAAG CCAATTTGCAGAGTCGTGTGATTAAAGGAAAAATGACAGAGGAGAGATACGAGAAGGCTATGTCTCTTCTCAGTGGTGCCCTTGGTTATGAAAAGTTCAAAGAAGTGGACTTAGTTATCGAG GCGGTTATTGAGAATGTGAAGTTGAAGCAGCAAATATTTGCGGACTTGGAGAAGTACTGCCCTTCCCATTGCATCCTTGCTACCAACACATCTACAATTGATCTTAATCTAATTGGAGAGAAAACAAAGTCCCAAGACCGTATTGTTGGTGCACACTTCTTTAG TCCTGCGCATGTGATGCCGCTCCTGGAAATAGTTCGTACCCAGCACACTTCAGCACAGGTTGTTGTTGACTTGCTGGATGtcgggaagaggatcaagaagacaCCAATAGTGGTTGGGAATTGTACTGGTTTTGCCGTCAACAGGATGTTCTTTCCTTACACCCAGTCAGCACTCCTGTTTGTTGATTATGGTATGGATGTTTACAAGATCGATCGTGCATGTACCAAATTTGGAATGCCCATGGGTCCATTCAG GCTTGCAGATCTTGTCGGTTTTGGTGTTGCTGTGGCTACTGGTATGCAGTACCTTGAAAATTTCCCGGAGAGAGTCTACAAGTCCATGTTAATCCCTATTATGATGGAGGACAAAAGAGCAG GCGAAGCCAGTCGGAAGGGATTTTACAAGTACGAGGATAAGAGGAAGGCAACTCCTGATCCTGAAATTATGACGTATATTCAGAAATCTAGGAGCATGGCAGGAGTTACTCCCGACGCTGAG TTGATGAAGCTAAGTGACAAGGACATAGTCGAGATGGTGTTCTTCCCGGTCATAAACGAAGCATGCCGTGTCCTTGATGAGGGCATTGCGGTCAAGGCGTCGGATCTTGATATCGCCTCAATCTTCGGCATGGGTTTCCCACCTTACAG GGGAGGGGTCATGTTATGGGGAGATTCAATCGGCGCAAAATACATCCACGGCAAGTTGCAGGAGTGGGCGAAGCGGTACGGCAGCTTCTTCGAGCCTTGCTCCTACCTCGCCGAAAGAGCAGCGAAGGGGATTCCTCTG AGTGCACCAGCAGCAAGTCAAGTCAAGGCCCGGCTATAG
- the LOC119274877 gene encoding protein BFR2-like — translation MAPLARKHRKASPSPSPSEASSNSGSDSELHLDDHSDPEDSFFSTRSAADDDVQESSTSDEEEDDEESLHEEDDDDEESLHEEEDDGEMGELEQQYRTLQANQQSILQTLKQHRDDDVSRGQAIKNQKALWDKTLEMRFLLQKAFSTSNKLPKDPSKSRFCSHDQEIEQAYVNLLDSSKQTLGCMLELQKALLEQNQAAKGANDTLPDSNGESDEWLQVQKLHTRITPFRNTEIDKWQRKTQVTTGAAALKGKLHAFNQNISDQVAGYMRDPSRMIHRMYLRKSDVGVFGESAAEPATTVEGKDVEGDPELIDDSEFYHQLLKEFLESCDNGASESAFYALRKKQNKKRKLVDRRASKSRKIRYSVHEKIANFMAPVPMTVPPMASKLFENLFGMGNLQKSAAV, via the exons ATGGCGCCACTAGCACGTAAGCACCGCAAGGCATCACCTTCCCCCTCCCCCTCGGAGGCTTCTTCCAATTCAGGCAGCGACTCTGAACTCCACCTTGATGACCACTCCGACCCAGAGGACAGCTTCTTCTCCACAAGGAGCGCCGCCGATGACGACGTCCAGGAATCCTCCACC agtgacgaggaggaggacgatgaggaGAGCCTCCATGAGGAGGATGACGACGATGAGGAGAGCCTCcatgaggaggaggatgatggtGAGATGGGAGAGCTCGAGCAGCAGTATCGCACCCTCCAGGCCAATCAACA AAGCATTCTTCAAACCCTGAAACAACACAGGGATGATGATGTCTCAAGAGGCCAGGCAATCAAAAACCAAAAG GCGCTATGGGATAAGACCCTGGAAATGAGATTCTTGCTGCAAAAGGCATTCTCCACTTCAAACAAGCTTCCCAAG GATCCATCCAAGTCAAGGTTCTGCAGTCATGATCAGGAGATAGAGCAAGCATATGTTAATCTGTTGGACTCATCGAAACAGACTCTCGGTTGCATGCTGGAGCTGCAGAAG GCTTTACTGGAGCAGAATCAGGCTGCAAAGGGTGCGAACG ATACATTGCCTGACTCGAATGGAGAGAGTGACGAGTGGTTGCAAGTACAGAAATTGCATACAAG AATAACCCCTTTCAGAAATACCGAGATAGATAAATGGCAGAGGAAAACACAGGTCACAACTGGAGCTGCTGCACTGAAAGGAAAGTTGCACGCATTTAATCAG AACATAAGTGACCAAGTTGCTGGTTACATGAGAGACCCAAGCAGGATGATTCACCGGATGTACTTGCGGAAATCTGATGTTGGTGTATTCGGGGAG AGTGCAGCAGAGCCTGCTACTACCGTTGAG GGGAAGGATGTGGAAGGTGATCCTGAACTTATTGATGATTCTGAATTTTACCATCAACTTCTCAAGGAGTTTCTCGAGTCATGTGATAATGGAGCATCTG AGTCTGCATTTTATGCTCTAaggaagaagcagaacaagaagaggaaACTCGTCGATCGCCGCGCTTCAAAGAGCAGAAAGATAAG GTACAGCGTTCACGAGAAGATTGCTAATTTCATGGCCCCGGTGCCTATGACGGTTCCTCCAATGGCTTCGAAATTGTTCGAGAATTTGTTTGGAATGGGCAACCTGCAGAAGTCAGCCGCGGTCTGA